One window from the genome of Montipora foliosa isolate CH-2021 chromosome 5, ASM3666993v2, whole genome shotgun sequence encodes:
- the LOC138002353 gene encoding uncharacterized protein codes for MQPDEGYREVHRLVKERYGQSFYKIASAYVTRVTNGPPIKHEDGQALQKFAILLTSCKNTLRDVGYLNKIENPDSMQKVIERVPFPLRQRWRDVTDDITNNKHREITFEDIASFVESKAIALNHPAFGTINTERRSQGKTSNDCRPDTVTILRLWEAKPG; via the coding sequence ATGCAACCAGATGAAGGCTATCGAGAAGTGCACAGACTTGTAAAGGAAAGATATGGCCAGAGTTTTTACAAAATCGCCTCTGCCTACGTTACTAGAGTCACAAACGGACCACCGATTAAGCATGAAGACGGCCAAGCACTTCAGAAGTTTGCCATCCTTCTCACGAGCTGCAAGAACACCCTAAGAGATGTGGGCTACCTCAACAAGATTGAGAATCCAGACAGCATGCAGAAAGTTATAGAAAGGGTTCCCTTTCCGCTGAGGCAAAGGTGGCGCGATGTTACTGATGATATCACAAACAACAAGCACAGAGAAATTACGTTTGAGGACATCGCAAGCTTTGTTGAGTCAAAGGCGATAGCCTTAAACCACCCGGCATTCGGAACCATCAACACTGAACGCAGAAGCCAAGGAAAGACTTCCAATGACTGCAGGCCCGACACAGTGACAATTTTGCGACTCTGGGAAGCGAAACCGGGGTGA